A window of the Cannabis sativa cultivar Pink pepper isolate KNU-18-1 chromosome X, ASM2916894v1, whole genome shotgun sequence genome harbors these coding sequences:
- the LOC133031734 gene encoding pentatricopeptide repeat-containing protein At1g19525-like: MVADKVNEAAEVIWPEEPKPISGECKLVTDKIVSLTEKDDPSPLLAEWAELLQPSKVDWTNLLDRLKEQNTELYFKVAELLLSEKSFQANIRDYSKLIDAHAKENRLEDAERILKKMTENGIMPDILTATVLVHMYSKVGNLERAEEAYESLRAQGFQLDFNLYNSMIMAYVNAKQPGKAHKIVRDMEASNINPTEEMYMAVFRSFSHKGDCIGALNISSSLLCAGYQVNAETCKLLVEAYGKAGESVNARNYFDHLRKLGEMPDDECTGNMISAYQVKNQLGLALELLLQLEKDGFEPGVATYTVLVDWLGKLKLVEEAEQVVAKISELGEAPPLKLHVSLCDMYSKAGIEKKALQALGVLEARKEELGQGEFERIIDGLVAGGFQQQARRMGQLMEAQGFPISEPLKVKLMAKQTFQSTGQTFQRTRRTRV, from the exons ATGGTGGCAGATAAAGTTAATGAGGCTGCAGAAGTAATTTGGCCTGAAGAACCGAAACCTATATCTGGGGAATGCAAACTTGTTACTGATAAAATAGTTTCATTGACTGAGAAAGATGATCCATCTCCACTCTTGGCTGAATGGGCAGAGCTTCTTCAACCTAGTAAAGTTGATTGGACCAATTTGCTTGATAGATTGAAAGAACAGAATACTGAGCTGTACTTTAAG GTAGCAGAACTTTTATTAAGCGAGAAGTCTTTCCAAGCAAATATTCGTGATTACTCAAAGCTTATCGATGCTCATGCTAAAGAGAACCGTTTGGAAGATGCAGAGAGAATCCTCAAAAAGATGACTGAAAATGGTATCATGCCTGATATTTTGACTGCCACTGTTTTGGTTCACATGTACAGCAAGGTTGGAAATCTTGAACGTGCAGAAGAAGCGTACGAAAGTTTGAGGGCCCAAGGTTTCCAACTAGACTTTAATCTTTACAATTCCATGATCATGGCTTATGTCAATGCCAAGCAACCTGGAAAAGCGCATAAAATAGTGAGGGATATGGAAGCGAGCAATATCAATCCCACAGAGGAGATGTACATGGCTGTGTTTCGATCATTTTCCCATAAAGGAGATTGCATTGGAGCCTTAAATATTTCCAGTTCCTTGCTGTGTGCTGGGTACCAAGTAAATGCCGAGACTTGTAAATTGCTTGTCGAGGCATATGGGAAAGCTGGCGAATCTGTTAATGCAAGGAACTACTTTGACCACTTAAGAAAACTTGGTGAAATGCCAGACGACGAGTGCACTGGAAACATGATTTCAGCTTATCAAGTGAAGAACCAATTGGGTCTAGCCTTGGAACTTTTGTTGCAGCTCGAGAAGGATGGTTTCGAACCGGGAGTAGCTACTTACACTGTTCTTGTGGATTGGTTAGGAAAACTAAAACTAGTTGAGGAGGCCGAGCAAGTGGTGGCCAAAATTTCCGAGCTGGGTGAAGCTCCTCCGCTTAAACTTCATGTAAGCCTTTGTGATATGTATTCAAAGGCTGGAATTGAGAAAAAGGCTCTACAAGCTTTGGGGGTTCTCGAGGCTAGAAAGGAAGAATTGGGTCAGGGTGAGTTCGAGAGGATCATAGATGGACTTGTGGCTGGCGGCTTTCAGCAACAGGCTCGTAGGATGGGGCAGTTGATGGAGGCACAAGGTTTCCCCATTTCCGAGCCACTGAAGGTAAAGTTGATGGCGAAGCAAACTTTTCAAAGCACCGGACAAACTTTTCAAAGGACCAGACGAACCCGGGTATGA